A genomic stretch from Thermodesulfovibrionales bacterium includes:
- a CDS encoding NADH-quinone oxidoreductase subunit N, protein MVNIQMPDLNPLMPEILMICLAMAVLVLDLAIRRKGVVALLSIITAGVGAYAVMGASGETFSGMFIADGYSTFFKLIFLISLVLSILVSVKYIEVEKVNFGEYYALMLFATIGMMIMASAGDIIVLYLGLELMALSTYVLAGFLRHETKSNEASLKYFLLGAFASAILLYGTALIYGLTGTTDLKGIAKYLTTHELASNPTLLLSMIFMTVAFAFKVAAAPFHMWAPDAYEGAPTPITAFMSVGPKAAGFAALGRILFIAFGSLQVDWSGILIPISILTMAVGNILAIAQTNIKRMLAYSSIAHAGYALIGIICGGSEGAASMMNYLFIYAFMNIGAFSVVTMLRTEGVRGDEIKDYEGLAKTHPLAAALMLVFMFSLTGIPPTAGFVGKFYLFMTAVNSGYTWLVIVAVIFSAISAYFYLRIVMYMYMREPKTEAALSTSASAGIALAVTVFAVLLIGVLPSGIIALARSAVAGF, encoded by the coding sequence ATGGTGAATATACAGATGCCTGATTTAAACCCGCTCATGCCCGAGATCCTCATGATCTGTCTCGCGATGGCGGTATTGGTTCTCGATCTTGCGATACGGAGAAAGGGGGTTGTCGCCCTCCTGAGCATCATTACCGCGGGTGTCGGTGCCTATGCGGTGATGGGGGCGTCGGGGGAGACTTTTTCCGGGATGTTTATCGCAGACGGCTACAGCACCTTCTTCAAACTGATCTTCCTCATCAGCCTCGTGCTCTCGATCCTCGTCTCGGTAAAGTATATCGAGGTGGAGAAGGTGAATTTCGGAGAATATTATGCCCTCATGCTTTTTGCGACGATCGGCATGATGATCATGGCATCGGCCGGCGACATCATCGTCCTCTACCTCGGCCTCGAGCTCATGGCCTTAAGCACGTACGTCCTGGCAGGGTTCCTTCGGCATGAAACAAAGTCGAACGAGGCCTCTCTGAAATACTTCCTCCTCGGGGCCTTTGCTTCGGCTATCCTCCTCTACGGTACCGCACTTATCTATGGCCTCACCGGGACAACCGATCTCAAGGGCATCGCGAAATACCTGACGACGCACGAGCTCGCATCGAATCCCACACTCTTGCTCTCGATGATCTTCATGACCGTCGCATTTGCTTTCAAAGTCGCCGCCGCGCCCTTCCATATGTGGGCTCCCGATGCCTACGAAGGCGCGCCGACACCGATAACCGCTTTCATGTCTGTCGGGCCGAAGGCAGCAGGATTCGCAGCACTCGGCAGGATCTTGTTTATCGCCTTCGGGAGCCTCCAAGTTGACTGGTCTGGCATCCTCATTCCCATATCCATCCTCACCATGGCTGTCGGGAATATCCTCGCGATCGCGCAGACAAACATCAAAAGGATGCTCGCCTATTCATCGATCGCCCACGCAGGATACGCCCTCATCGGTATCATTTGCGGCGGCAGCGAAGGCGCGGCGAGCATGATGAACTATCTCTTCATCTATGCCTTCATGAATATCGGCGCCTTCTCCGTCGTGACCATGCTGAGAACCGAGGGAGTCAGAGGGGATGAAATCAAAGACTATGAGGGACTCGCAAAGACCCATCCCCTTGCGGCAGCCCTCATGCTCGTCTTCATGTTCTCCCTCACGGGGATACCCCCGACGGCCGGATTCGTCGGGAAGTTCTACCTCTTCATGACGGCGGTGAACTCAGGGTACACATGGCTTGTCATCGTGGCGGTTATCTTCAGCGCCATATCGGCCTATTTCTATCTCAGGATCGTCATGTACATGTACATGCGGGAGCCGAAGACGGAGGCTGCGCTCTCGACATCCGCGTCCGCAGGCATTGCCCTCGCGGTGACGGTTTTTGCCGTCCTCCTTATCGGAGTTCTCCCCTCCGGTATCATTGCCTTGGCTCGATCGGCAGTGGCCGGTTTTTAG
- a CDS encoding pyrimidine dimer DNA glycosylase/endonuclease V — translation MRIWDIPPERLCRQHLLGEHRELHAIWTILTKNRKGYARHPETMRWKGKLKALYRVHEDLVAEMKKRGYRHDSPLDDVPARSKGKQEEFIDTPEDQVKILRNKKCGCRV, via the coding sequence ATGAGGATATGGGACATTCCGCCCGAGAGACTATGCAGGCAGCATCTCCTCGGGGAGCACCGTGAACTCCATGCGATATGGACGATACTGACGAAGAACAGGAAGGGATACGCCCGTCATCCCGAGACGATGCGGTGGAAAGGCAAGTTGAAAGCCCTCTACCGCGTCCATGAGGACTTGGTCGCCGAGATGAAGAAGAGGGGATACCGACATGACAGTCCGCTCGATGACGTCCCCGCCCGTAGCAAGGGGAAACAGGAGGAATTCATCGATACGCCTGAAGATCAGGTCAAAATCCTGAGAAATAAGAAATGCGGGTGCAGGGTCTGA
- a CDS encoding NADH-quinone oxidoreductase subunit M, with protein sequence MNSLGYPILSTLIFVPVIGAALLLLLDRTKETLIKWTALLVSVVVFVLSLPLFSEFDKTTPLMQFVERHHWIPAWNITYYLGIDGISVLFVLLSTLVTILCILISWNSIKTKVKEFYIAILIMEGAMIGVFSALDFFLFYLFWEAMLIPMYLLIGVWGGPNRVYAAIKFFLYTLVGSLLMLVGIIVLYFYGGRTFDILELMGKTYPYQMQFWLFWAFFAAFAVKVPMFPVHTWLPDAHTEAPTAGSVILAAVLIKMGAYGFLRFSIPLFPDAAKAMTAPMLVLSVIAIIYGAVVCLAQTDLKRLIAYSSVSHMGFVTLGIFALNIQGLEGGILQMINHGVITGGLFLSVGIIYDRTHSREIRDYGGLATVLPVYAAFFMVLTLASIGLPGLNGFIGEFLIILGGFTASKWAGVFAATGIIIGAAYMLWLYQRVFFMETNERVLGLSDMDLREVVTLIPMIILIFWIGVYPDSFLSFLHPSVQHLIDRLHAVPAGQEAVRGVLETVMRVP encoded by the coding sequence ATGAATAGCCTTGGGTATCCCATTCTCAGCACCCTGATATTCGTTCCTGTGATCGGCGCAGCGCTGCTCCTGCTCCTCGATAGGACAAAGGAGACGCTCATAAAATGGACGGCTCTTCTCGTGAGTGTTGTCGTATTTGTCCTCTCGCTGCCGCTCTTCTCGGAGTTTGACAAGACGACCCCGCTCATGCAGTTCGTCGAGCGTCATCATTGGATACCCGCATGGAATATTACCTATTATTTGGGCATTGACGGCATCAGCGTTCTGTTCGTCCTGCTCAGCACGCTCGTGACGATCCTCTGCATCCTCATCTCATGGAATTCGATCAAGACGAAGGTGAAAGAGTTCTACATCGCGATCCTCATCATGGAGGGGGCGATGATAGGGGTCTTCTCAGCCCTCGACTTTTTCCTCTTCTACCTCTTCTGGGAGGCGATGCTCATACCCATGTACCTCCTGATCGGCGTCTGGGGCGGCCCAAACAGGGTTTACGCCGCCATAAAGTTTTTCCTCTATACCCTCGTCGGAAGCCTCCTCATGCTTGTCGGAATTATCGTGCTCTATTTCTACGGGGGAAGGACCTTCGATATCCTGGAACTTATGGGGAAGACCTATCCCTACCAGATGCAGTTCTGGCTCTTCTGGGCGTTCTTCGCAGCCTTCGCGGTAAAGGTTCCGATGTTCCCGGTGCATACCTGGCTCCCCGACGCACATACGGAGGCCCCGACCGCGGGCAGTGTCATCCTTGCGGCGGTCCTCATCAAGATGGGAGCCTACGGCTTTCTCCGCTTCAGCATCCCCCTCTTCCCCGATGCGGCAAAGGCGATGACCGCTCCGATGCTGGTGCTCTCCGTAATCGCTATAATCTACGGTGCAGTCGTCTGCCTTGCGCAGACCGACCTGAAGCGTCTCATCGCCTACAGTTCGGTGAGCCACATGGGGTTTGTGACCCTCGGTATCTTCGCCCTGAATATTCAGGGGCTCGAAGGCGGCATCCTCCAGATGATAAACCACGGGGTGATAACCGGCGGGCTCTTCCTCTCAGTCGGAATCATCTACGACAGGACCCATTCCAGGGAGATCAGGGACTACGGGGGCCTCGCAACGGTTCTCCCTGTCTATGCGGCATTTTTCATGGTGCTCACCCTGGCATCGATCGGCCTTCCGGGACTGAACGGTTTCATCGGAGAGTTTCTCATCATACTCGGAGGCTTCACCGCAAGCAAATGGGCGGGGGTCTTCGCCGCCACGGGCATCATCATAGGCGCCGCCTACATGCTCTGGTTGTACCAGCGGGTATTTTTCATGGAGACAAACGAGCGGGTCCTGGGGCTCAGTGACATGGATCTGCGGGAGGTCGTTACCCTTATTCCGATGATTATTCTTATCTTCTGGATCGGCGTCTATCCCGATAGCTTTCTCAGCTTCCTGCATCCGTCGGTCCAGCATCTCATCGATCGCCTCCACGCCGTTCCTGCCGGACAGGAGGCGGTTCGTGGCGTTCTTGAGACGGTGATGCGAGTCCCCTGA
- the nuoL gene encoding NADH-quinone oxidoreductase subunit L, with translation MNNYLLIPFLPLAAFFINIIFGRKLIRNNAHWVSTLAVLVSWVISLMTLADVLRGGTLNRDLYTWISSGGFRVSVGFLVDQLTAVMLIVVTTVSSLVHIYSIGYMHGDKGYYRFFAYLSLFTFSMLMLVMANNFLQLYFGWEAVGLCSYFLIGFWYEKKSASDAGKKAFIVNRFGDFGFGIGVIIIFLTLGTLHYAPVFQSIGGLSGRTVHLLGYNLDLVTLIALLLFCGAVGKSAQLPLHVWLPDAMEGPTPVSALIHAATMVTAGVFLVARCSPIFNLSPVALSVVAVVGAVTALFAGTIALVQNDIKRIIAYSTVSQLGYMFLACGVGAYSAGIFHLYTHAFFKALLFLGAGSVMHAMAGELDIQKMGGLKKHMPVTYWTFLLASLSIAGIPGFAGFFSKDEILWRAYSGGSLGQGLYVVATITALLTAFYSFRIIYLAFHGEFRGTHEQEHHLHESPKLMTIPLMILAIGAVVAGYVGVSPLIAEKIGLRPDAFGDFLAPVVGHPKGEGTHAEEMMVMTISILAGISGIAFAAFLYLRKTDLPKRLGQIFAEPYRILWNKYYVDELYDFIVVKPTVWVARSIIVGVTDGKIIEGIVNGVPALIGRFSEKLRRLQSGMVHEYAAIMAIGVFFILAVVLLW, from the coding sequence CATCTTCGGCAGAAAGCTGATACGGAATAATGCCCACTGGGTGTCAACCCTGGCGGTTCTCGTATCGTGGGTGATATCCCTCATGACCCTCGCGGACGTTCTCCGGGGCGGGACGCTCAATAGGGACCTCTATACATGGATAAGTTCCGGCGGGTTCAGGGTATCGGTAGGATTCCTCGTCGATCAGCTCACCGCCGTCATGCTCATCGTGGTCACCACGGTCAGTTCCCTCGTCCACATCTATTCCATAGGCTACATGCACGGGGACAAGGGATACTACCGGTTCTTCGCGTATCTGAGCCTCTTCACCTTCTCCATGCTCATGCTCGTCATGGCGAACAATTTCCTCCAGCTCTACTTCGGATGGGAGGCTGTCGGCCTCTGCTCCTATTTCCTCATCGGTTTCTGGTATGAGAAGAAGTCGGCTTCGGACGCGGGGAAGAAGGCGTTTATAGTCAACCGGTTCGGCGACTTCGGGTTCGGCATCGGCGTGATCATCATCTTCCTGACCCTCGGCACACTCCATTATGCGCCGGTCTTTCAGTCTATCGGAGGGTTGTCGGGCAGGACCGTTCATCTGCTCGGGTACAATCTGGACCTTGTCACCCTCATCGCGCTCCTCCTCTTCTGCGGGGCCGTCGGCAAGTCCGCCCAGTTACCGCTCCACGTCTGGCTGCCTGACGCGATGGAAGGTCCGACGCCGGTCAGTGCATTGATCCATGCGGCAACGATGGTGACGGCAGGGGTATTCCTCGTTGCACGGTGCAGCCCGATATTCAACCTCTCGCCTGTGGCCCTGAGCGTCGTCGCCGTAGTAGGTGCAGTAACAGCGCTTTTCGCGGGAACGATAGCGCTTGTGCAGAACGATATCAAGAGGATCATCGCGTACTCCACCGTGAGCCAGCTCGGCTATATGTTCCTCGCCTGCGGTGTCGGTGCATACAGCGCGGGGATTTTCCACCTCTATACCCATGCCTTCTTCAAGGCCCTCCTCTTCCTCGGTGCAGGCAGTGTCATGCACGCGATGGCGGGTGAACTCGATATCCAGAAGATGGGCGGCCTCAAAAAACATATGCCCGTCACGTACTGGACGTTCCTCCTCGCCTCGCTGAGCATAGCCGGCATTCCGGGCTTCGCGGGCTTTTTCAGCAAGGACGAGATCCTCTGGCGGGCATATTCCGGAGGCTCGCTGGGGCAGGGACTCTACGTCGTGGCTACCATTACGGCGCTCCTCACCGCGTTCTATTCGTTCAGGATCATCTATCTCGCTTTCCACGGAGAGTTCAGGGGGACCCATGAACAGGAGCATCACCTCCACGAATCGCCGAAACTCATGACGATCCCCCTCATGATACTCGCTATCGGTGCGGTGGTGGCAGGATATGTCGGCGTTTCTCCTCTTATCGCCGAAAAAATCGGCCTGCGGCCTGATGCCTTCGGGGACTTCCTCGCCCCGGTGGTGGGGCATCCAAAGGGCGAGGGGACCCATGCCGAAGAGATGATGGTCATGACGATATCGATTCTTGCCGGCATCAGCGGCATCGCTTTTGCGGCCTTTCTCTATCTCCGAAAGACCGACCTTCCAAAGAGACTCGGACAGATTTTTGCCGAACCTTACCGGATTCTCTGGAATAAATATTATGTCGATGAACTCTACGATTTTATCGTTGTCAAGCCGACTGTCTGGGTCGCCAGGAGCATTATCGTCGGCGTCACCGACGGAAAAATCATCGAAGGAATCGTTAACGGGGTACCGGCCCTCATCGGAAGATTTTCCGAGAAGCTGAGGAGACTGCAGTCGGGTATGGTACATGAATATGCGGCCATCATGGCGATAGGCGTCTTTTTCATCCTCGCTGTGGTCTTGCTGTGGTAA